In Populus trichocarpa isolate Nisqually-1 chromosome 12, P.trichocarpa_v4.1, whole genome shotgun sequence, a genomic segment contains:
- the LOC127904075 gene encoding uncharacterized protein LOC127904075 produces MPVEKKGFIGRKREGDVNNLEGGYKGKRVDFHNPQPELACEYHGGNPGHGIETCYAFKKRLLELIKMGWVSFEDKPNVNSNPLPKHAPNSSGIGMIEVGNQCKVSKVSMKRLYDMLVQSGFLKTKVESHLKGYDYCEYHGRDGHHIEDCIEFCEKIAKMLKMGELRIEPIKSSGEVSMMEGQDEMTGVCRVQQTAYGPPRLILVKPPYTIGNHNAMPYNYGYASNVQAPLPLFQPEISGLTRSGRCFTPEELRKSKGKEVVDLDKALEVNKPVTEEESNEFLKLIKHSEYCIKVLNEAYVPQDIEHKTMEHLVGRIHATNYLYFTADELDAEGTGHNKPLYITVRCKDCLIGKVLIDNGSALNVLPKHMLEEMPIDESHIKPSTMMARAYDGSPRPIIGTLEVELYVGPQMFLVTLQAEETVSMTKNVAMPFIEAGDCKGNNIHAFEIVNTDWVPENTVLRRPRISEAARMASLCFLNRGIPFQYNLIIGIPEGVNLAKMKSAAQRFGLGYQPNQEDYRWAAGRRRARRMARIKGREPDEEKLEIPPLSVSFPKAAYIMQHDKEAESLDQELSNMSINTLGENKVEGDDMKTVARKGDEALPQLTVYTIEEVSAKTFVRKLVEQQEQTWKPIAEELETINVGSDQLKKELKIGTLITSEQRIKMITLLQEYSDVFAWSYEDMPGLDTNIVVHKIPLEEGCKPVKQKLRRAHPDVWIKVKAELEKQWDAGFLEVVRYPQWVSNIVVVPKKEGKIRVCVDFRNLNKASPKDDFPLPHIDVLVDNAARSSTYSFMDGFSGYNQIKMAPEDKAKTTFVTPWGTFCYKVMPFGLKNAGATYQRAMVTLFHDMMHKEIEVYVDDMIAKSKRGEDHVEVLRKLFERLRKYELRLNPAKCSFGVKSGKLLGFVVSDRGIEVDPDKVRAIQAMSSPKTEKEVRGFLGRLNYIARFIAQLTTTCEPIFRLLRKKNPGTWNEECEEAFNKIKHYLQNPPLLVPPVSGKPLVLYLTVTEAAMGCVLGQHDETGRKERAIYYLSKKFTECESRYTEIERLCCALVWAAKRLRHYMLYYTTWLISKVDPLRYICNKPFLSSRIARWQVLLAEYDIVYMTRKAVKGSAIADHLADNAVEDYEPLDFDFPDEDILSIEKEEEKTDWWTMFFDGAVNVYGNGAGAVIISPNKKQYPVSVKLHFECTNNTAEYEACILGLEAALELKIKKLDVYGDSMLIICQVKGEWQTKEDKLRPYQEYLSTLAKEFEGIRFTHLGREGNHFADALATLAAMTTIDLKCKVQPVHIDIRNDPAYCCLVEGEIDGHPWYYDIKNLEQNHEYPVGASKTDKKTLRRLAIDFYLDGEILYKRSFDGTLLRCLNEADARKALREVHEGICSTHASGHMIARKIQRAGYFWMTLEKDCIDYVRKCHKCQVYSDKVNMPPAPLFNLISPWPFAMWGIDVIGHVNPKASNGHRFILVAIDYFTKWVEASSYAHVTQNVVKRFIEKNLICRYGPPERIVTDNAQNFNGKMIAELCTKWKIKHSKSSPYRPKMNGAVEAANKNIKKIIQKMVVTYRDWHEMLSFALHAYRATVRTSTGTTPYSLVYGMEAVMPLEVEIPSLRVLMDSELEKAEWAKVRYEQLNLISEKRIAAICHHQLYQKRMAKAYDKKVRPRLFQEGDLVLKKILSLPGDDQSKWAPNYEGPYIVKKAFSGGALKLARMDGEDLARPVNSDSVKRYYA; encoded by the exons ATGCCAGTggaaaagaagggttttattggaagaaagagagaaggcgatGTTAACAATCTGGAAGGTGGGTACAAGGGTAAGAGAGTAGATTTCCATAATCCTCAA cccgagttgGCTTGCGAGTACCATGGGGGTAATCCCGGGCACGGGATTGAAACCTGTTACGCCTTCAAAAAGAGGTTGTTGGAGCTTATTAAGATGGGATGGGTATCCTTTGAGGACaagcccaatgttaattcaaacccaTTGCCTAAGCATGCCCCAAATAGTAGTGGAATAGGCATGATCGAAGTGGGAAATCAATGCAAGGTGTCGAAGGTGTCCATGAAGAGGTTGTACGACATGTTGGTACAATCAGGATTTCTAAAGACAAAGGTGGAGAGCCATTTGAAGGGATATGATTACTGTGAATACCATGGAAGAGATGGACATCATATTGAGGATTGCATCGAGTTTTgcgaaaagattgcaaaaatgctaaaaatgggGGAGTTGAGGATTGAACCCATAAAGAGCAGCggtgaggtgagtatgatggaaggtCAAGATGAAATGACAGGAGTATGCAGGGTCCAGCAAACAGCTTATGGGCCCCCAAGGCTAATCTTGGTTAAACCGCCCTACACAATAGGGAATCACAATGCCAtgccttataattatggttatgccTCTAACGTTCAAGCTCCTCTTCCTTTGTTCCAGCCTGAGATAAGTGGTTTGACCAGGAGTGGTCGTTGCTTTACGCCCGAGGAGTTGAGGAAGTCAAAGGGCAAAGAAGTGGTAGATCTGGACAaagcactagaagttaataagCCAGTAACGGAAGAGGAATCGAATGAATTTTtgaagttgatcaagcataGCGAATATTGCATA aaggtattgaatgaggcatatgtACCCCAAGACATCGAACATAAAACCATGGAGCACCTAGTGGGGAGAATCCATGCAACGAATTACCTGTACTTCACAGCTGACGAGCTCGATGCTGAAGGTACTGGACATAACAAGCCTTTATACATTACGGTTAGGTGCAAGGATTGCCTCATAGGAAAAGTACTCATTGATAATGGCTCGGCCCTTAACGTGTTGCCAAAACACATGCTAGAAGAAATGCCGATCGATGAATCCCATATTAAGCCAAGTACTATGATGGCCAGAGCGTATGACGGGTCGCCTAGGCCAATAATTGGGACTTTAGAAGTGGAGCTATATGTGGGACCACAAATGTTCCTAGTAACACTTCAg GCCGAGGAGACAGTATCCATGACAAAGAATGTAGCTATGCCTTTTATCGAAGCGGGTGATTGCAAGGGTAACAATATCCATGCctttgagattgtgaacacCGACTGGGTGCCGGAAAACACAGTGCTAAGAAGGCCAaggatctcagaagcagcaaggatggcaaGTCTATGCTTCTTGAACCGCGGAATCCCATTTCAGTATAACCTTATTATCGGGATACCAGAAGGGGTTAATCTGGCAAAGATGAAAAGTGCTGCTCAAAGATTTGGGCTAGGGTACCAACCTAACCAAGAGGATTATCGGTGGGCTGCTGGTCGGAGAAGGGCAAGAAGGATGGCTAGAATTAAAGGAAGAGAGCCTGATGAAGAAAAGCTGGAAATCCCTCCCCTTAGCGTGTCATTCCCAAAAGCTGCATacataatgcaacatgataaagaagCCGAAAGCCTTGATCAAGAGCTGTCAAACATGAGCATAAATACCTTGGGGGAAAACAAGGTGGAAGGAGATGACATGAAGACAGTAGCAAGAAAGGGAGATGAAGCACTCCCACAACTGACGGTCTACACCATAGAAGAAGTATccgccaagacctttgtgcgcaa GCTAGTAGAACAACAGGAACAGACTTGGAAGCCTATCGCCGAGGAACTCGAAACCATCAATGTGGGCAGTGATCAGCTTAAGAAAGAGTTAAAAATAGGTACCCtaattacttctgaacaaaggatcaaaatgatcaccctattacaagaatattcagatgtctttgcttggtcctatgaagatatgcctggtttggatacaaatattgtagtacacaagataccgttggaagaaggttgtaagccagtcaagcagaagctgaggagggcccacccggatgtctggatcaaggtcaaggcagaactcgagaagcaatgggatgctggttttctagaagtagttagatatccgcaatgggtatctaacattgttgtggtgcctaagaaggaggggaagattagagtgtgcgtggattttcggaatttgaataaagctagccccaaggatgattttccgctaccacacatagatgttttaGTAGACAACGCTGCCCGGAgttccacatattcctttatggatggtttttcaggatacaaccagataaaaatggctccggaggataaggcgaaaacaacttttgtcacaccTTGGGGGACGTTCTGCTacaaggtcatgccatttggattgaagaatgcaggagcaacctatcaaagagcaatggtgactttgttccacgacatgatgcacaaggaaattgaggtgtatgtagacgacatgattgccaagtctaaaaggggagaggatcatgttgaagttttgaggaagtTGTTTGAGAGGTTGAGGAAGTATGAACTAAGGCTTAATCCTGCAAAATGTTCGTTCGGAGTTAAATCGGGCAAGctgttaggatttgtggtaagtgatagaggtatagaggtggatccagataaagtaagggccatccaagctatgtcatcccctaagacggagaaagaagtaagaggattcttgggaagATTAAACTACATTGCTAGGTTCATAGCTCAGTTAACAACGACGTGTGAACCAATATTCCGActactaaggaaaaagaatcctggaacctggaatgaggagtgtgaggaggcattcaataaaatcaagcattatttacaaaatccacCTTTACTGGTGCCTCCGGTATCAGGAAAACCTCTAGTATTGTATCTAACAGTGACTGAAGCGGccatgggatgtgtattgggtcagcatgatgaaaccggaaggaaggaaagagctatttattacttaagtaagaaattcactgaatgtgagtctagatacacgGAGATAGAAAGGCTTTGTTGTGCGTTGGTGTGGGCTGCAAAGAGGTTGCGacattatatgttatactataccacttggttaatttcaaaagtggatcctctgaggtatatttgtaacaagccctttctctcaagtcgaattgcaaggtggcaagttctattagcagaatatgacatagtatacatgacaaggaaagccgtaaaaggaAGTGCAATTGCAGACCATCTGGCcgataatgctgttgaagattatgaacctttggattttgacttccctgatgaagatatattgtcaatagagaaagaagaagagaagacagattggtggacgatgttttttgacggtgcagtgaatgtatatggtaacggggccggtgcggtaataatctctcctaataagaaacaatatccagtttcggttaaactacatttcgagtgcaccaacaacacagctgagtatgaagcttgtatcctcggtttagaagcggcattagagttgaagataaagaagttagatgtatatggagattcaatgttgattatttGTCAGGTTAAAGGGGAATGGCAGACCAAGGAGGACAAGTTGAGGCCGTACCAGGAATACCTATCCACGCTAGCAAAGGAATTTGAAGGAATTAGATTCACCCATCTGGGAAGGGAGGGGAACCATTTTGCGGATGCTTTGGCCACGTTAGCTGCTATGACTACCATTGATCTCAAGTGCAAGGTACAACCGGTACACATTGACATTAGAAATGACCCAGCTTattgttgcttagttgaaggagagatagacggacatccttggtattatgatatcaagaaccttGAACAAAATCACGAATATCCGGTGGGAGCTTCCAAAACGGAtaagaaaactttgagaaggttggctatagacttctatttagatggagagattttgtacaaaagatcatttgatgggACCCtactaaggtgtttgaatgaggcagatgctagaaaggcattacgggaggtccatgaggggatttgctcaacccatgctagcgggcatatgatagcgaggaaaatccaaagggctggttatttttggatgacactAGAGAAAGACTGTATCGATtatgtcaggaaatgtcatAAATGTCAAGTTTACAGTGACAAGGTCAATATGCCACCAGCTCCTCTATTTAATCTAATATCCCCTTGGCCgtttgcaatgtggggaattgaCGTGATCGGGCAtgttaacccaaaagctagcaaTGGTCATAGATTCATCCTCGTAGCTATTGACTACTTCACAAAATGGGTAGAAGCTAGTTCATATGCCCACGTAACACAGAACGTAGTGAAGAGGTTTATAGAGAAGAActtgatttgtcgatatggtcctccTGAAAGGATAGTGACAgataatgcacagaatttcaatggcaaaatgataGCGGAGCTGtgtactaaatggaaaatcaagcattcgaaGTCTTCACCATACCGACCAAAGATGAATGGCGCAGTAGAAGccgccaacaagaacatcaagaagattattcagaaaatggtagtcacatatagagattggcatgagatgttgtcatTCGCACTTCACGCATACCGCGCTACAGTCAGGACCTCGACAGGGACTACCCCATATTCTTTGGTATACGGTATGGAGGCAGTAATGCCGTTGGAAGTGGAAATCCCATCGTTACGAGTATTAATGGATTCCGAACTAGAAAAGGCTGAGTGGGCCAAAGTGAGATATGAGCAACTGAACTTGATCAGCGAAAAGAGGATAGCTGCAATATGTCATCACCAACTTTACcagaaacgaatggccaaggcatatgataagaaggttagaccgcggttgtttcaagaaggggatctagtattgaagaaaatattgtcgtTACCTGGAGACGATCAAAGCAAATGGGCACCGAATTACGAGGGTCCTTACATAGTAAAGAAGGCATTCTCAGGAGGAGCGCTGAAGttggctagaatggatggagaagacctagctcgacctgtgaattctgactctgtaaaaagatattatgcttga
- the LOC7484361 gene encoding pectinesterase PPME1 — MGSIAAIQCALTAILLVSTTVSSDDKSPIPADPSSLNTWFQDNVKPLADRKGTIDPALEAAEAKPRTIKVRQDGSGEFKTLKDAINSIPTGNTERVIVDIGPGEYIEKLKIERSKPFVTFLGSPSNKPTLSFDGTAKEYGTVYSATLEAEADYFVAANIIFKNSAPRPNGELKGEQAVALRISGDKSAFYNCRLIGFQDTLCDDKGRHLFKDCYIEGTVDYIFGSGKSLYLGTELHVIGDENGNFITAHARNSEAEDTGFSFVHCKVDGTGAKGAYLGRAWQARPRVVFSYTTMSSVVNPEGWSNNFHPERDQTALFGEYKCEGEGANPAGRAKATKQLTPDQAAPFISLGFIEGSKWLLHPPN; from the exons atgggtTCCATTGCAGCTATTCAGTGTGCCCTTACAGCAATTCTTCTTGTTTCCACCACCGTTAGTTCTGATGATAAAAGTCCGATACCTGCCGATCCATCGAGCCTAAACACATGGTTTCAAGACAATGTCAAGCCCCTGGCAGACCGTAAGGGCACCATAGACCCTGCCCTCGAAGCGGCCGAGGCCAAACCAAGAACCATCAAGGTTCGACAAGATGGAAGTGGAGAATTCAAAACCTTGAAGGATGCCATTAACAGCATTCCAACAGGGAACACAGAACGAGTGATTGTGGATATTGGACCTGGAGAGTACattgaaaaactcaaaatcgAACGTAGCAAACCTTTTGTTACATTCTTGGGATCGCCTAGTAACAAGCCAACCTTGTCATTTGACGGCACGGCAAAAGAATATGGAACTGTTTACAGTGCTACCTTGGAAGCTGAGGCTGATTACTTTGTGGCTGCTAATATCATTTTTAAG AATTCTGCGCCGAGGCCAAATGGGGAATTGAAAGGAGAACAAGCAGTTGCTCTGAGGATTTCTGGGGACAAGTCTGCTTTCTATAACTGCAGATTAATTGGATTTCAAGACACATTGTGTGATGACAAGGGACGGCATCTCTTCAAGGATTGTTATATTGAAGGCACCGTTGATTACATTTTTGGAAGCGGAAAGTCCTTGTATTTG GGAACAGAGTTACATGTGATTGGTGATGAAAATGGGAATTTCATCACTGCCCATGCAAGAAACAGCGAGGCAGAAGATACTGGATTTTCGTTCGTGCATTGTAAAGTAGATGGCACTGGCGCCAAGGGGGCGTATTTGGGACGAGCATGGCAGGCAAGGCCACGAGTGGTCTTCTCATACACTACCATGAGCAGTGTTGTTAATCCTGAGGGATGGTCCAATAATTTCCACCCTGAACGAGACCA GACTGCTTTATTTGGAGAATACAAGTGCGAGGGGGAAGGAGCTAACCCCGCAGGCCGCGCTAAAGCGACCAAGCAGCTAACACCTGATCAAGCAGCTCCCTTCATTTCTCTTGGCTTCATTGAAGGTTCCAAATGGCTGCTTCATCCTCCAAATTAA
- the LOC127904076 gene encoding uncharacterized protein LOC127904076 produces the protein MIISSMYNPTYENGIPIFYNQPSKIWKDIMSIVQTDVHHVFTNHCKFMVGNGSLTSFWLDNWIGDYPLKTAFPRLYLLSSSKSALVADMGRWSNGIWLWSLQWRRPLFHFEQEQLSLLSSLLESKPMFCHKMDKKIWTLNSDGLFSVKSCSKMMDQLLYGGAKPFQSSVWIKLTPPKVQLFLWLLVQDKVTTRDFLFQHDYLTLQESRCAFCNKSLESSSHLFIHCHFTWNIWMKLLSNRGFCSVFPKSVDDMCYQWSSMVKGKWQNLSWQLLFSCVVWNLWLHRNDVIFNDAPPNLQICFSMVRQSIALWLRLDSNSLELNI, from the coding sequence ATGATTATCTCTTCAATGTACAATCCAACTTATGAGAATGGGATCCCAATTTTCTACAACCAACCCTCCAAGATCTGGAAGGATATTATGTCCATTGTTCAAACTGACGTTCACCACGTCTTCACGAATCATTGCAAATTCATGGTGGGGAATGGTAGTTTAACATCCTTTTGGCTAGACAACTGGATTGGTGACTACCCTCTCAAAACAGCCTTCCCTAGGCTATATCTTTTGTCTTCCTCTAAATCTGCTTTGGTGGCTGACATGGGTAGATGGAGCAATGGAATCTGGCTCTGGTCCTTACAATGGCGCAgacctctatttcattttgaaCAAGAACAACTATCACTTTTATCATCCTTGCTGGAATCCAAGCCAATGTTCTGCCACAAGATGGATAAGAAAATATGGACCCTCAACAGCGATGGCCTCTTCAGTGTAAAATCTTGCTCCAAAATGATGGACCAACTGCTCTACGGTGGTGCCAAACCATTCCAATCTTCTGTTTGGATAAAACTAACCCCACCAAAAGTGCAACTTTTCCTTTGGCTTCTTGTCCAAGACAAAGTAACCACAAGAGATTTTCTATTTCAGCATGACTACCTAACCCTTCAGGAGTCAAGATGCGCTTTCTGCAATAAAAGCTTGGAATCTTCAAGTCACCTCTTCATTCACTGCCACTTCACTTGGAATATATGGATGAAACTGCTTTCTAATCGGGGcttttgcagtgtttttccaaaatCTGTTGATGATATGTGCTACCAATGGTCTTCTATGGTTAAAGGCAAGTGGCAGAATCTCTCATGGCAGCTTCTTTTCTCATGCGTTGTTTGGAATCTTTGGCTTCAccgaaatgatgttattttcaaTGACGCTCCCCCTAACCTTCAAATCTGTTTCTCCATGGTGCGCCAAAGTATTGCTTTATGGCTGAGGCTTGATTCCAACTCTTTAGAGCTTAATATATAG
- the LOC18103844 gene encoding taxadiene 5-alpha hydroxylase, producing the protein MEAVFGLDKLSSTTVISLATLTTLVAVIWTYRFSLIQRKKLPPGKLGLPFIGESISFFRAHKHNNIGKWIEERTIKYGPVFKTSLMGENVVVMTGEASHRFIFSGRDNGIAAKLATSALAILGKNNIFDLYGSPHKLVRSAIMSFLNSECIQRYVSKMDSLVKEQVLQELNDKETVQVVLLMKKISFIATASLLFGLPEAKERDGLFKDFTIAVKGSTFRKAVQARGRIFKLFTNLIAERKRGLEDGSMGSHDDVILCLLSLRDENGKTLPDEEIINNLIALMMASHDTTSVLLSLIVRELAKNASVYDKVLEEQNEIAKVRSIASDGQLGWREIQKMRYTWNVAQELMRLTPPIIGNFRHAWRDTTFNGYDIPKGWQVFWLATSTHLDNKVFEDPVKFNPSRFDTNSKSSVPPYTYIPFGAGPRVCPGAEFARTEVLLIIHHLITNYKWTAMVEDEIVVRDPMPFPNKGLPVKIYPKHNI; encoded by the exons ATGGAAGCAGTATTTGGCCTAGATAAGCTCTCTTCTACAACTGTAATTAGTCTAGCCACCCTGACAACCCTTGTGGCAGTGATATGGACCTATAGATTCTCACTAATACAGAGGAAGAAGCTTCCTCCTGGGAAATTAGGACTTCCTTTCATTGGAGAGTCAATAAGCTTCTTTCGAGCCCACAAGCACAACAACATTGGTAAATGGATTGAAGAGCGTACTATCAAGTATGGACCAGTATTCAAGACATCACTCATGGGTGAAAACGTGGTAGTCATGACTGGTGAAGCTAGTCATAGGTTCATATTTAGCGGCCGCGATAATGGGATTGCTGCCAAGCTAGCAACTTCTGCATTGGCCATACTAGGAAAGAACAACATCTTCGATCTTTATGGATCTCCACATAAGCTTGTTAGAAGTGCTATAATGAGCTTCTTAAATTCTGAGTGCATCCAAAGATATGTTAGCAAGATGGATTCTTTGGTGAAGGAACAAGTATTGCAG GAGCTAAATGACAAAGAGACTGTGCAAGTAGTACTACTGATGAAGAAGATTAGTTTCATTGCTACGGCGAGTCTGCTTTTTGGATTACCAGAAGCGAAGGAAAGAGATGGATTGTTCAAGGACTTTACAATTGCTGTTAAAG GGAGTACCTTTCGAAAAGCAGTCCAGGCTCGAGGCAGGATTTTCAAGCTGTTTACTAATCTGATCGCggaaagaaagagaggattGGAAGATGGAAGCATGGGTTCTCATGATGATGTTATCCTGTGCTTGCTTAGTCTGAGAGATGAAAATGGAAAAACCTTGCCAGATGAGGAGATCATCAACAATCTCATTGCTCTAATGATGGCAAGCCATGATACCACTTCAGTTCTTCTAAGCCTTATTGTCAGGGAACTAGCTAAAAATGCCAGTGTTTACGACAAGGTGCTTGAAG AGCAAAATGAAATTGCTAAAGTCAGATCAATTGCAAGTGATGGGCAGCTTGGCTGGAGAGAAATCCAGAAGATGAGGTACACATGGAATGTGGCTCAAGAGCTCATGAGATTAACACCTCCAATCATTGGCAACTTCAGGCATGCTTGGAGAGACACCACTTTCAACGGCTATGATATCCCCAAAGGATGGCAG GTGTTCTGGTTAGCTACTAGCACACATTTGGACAATAAAGTTTTTGAAGACCCAGTAAAGTTCAATCCATCACGATTCGACACGAACTCAAAGTCATCAGTTCCTCCATACACCTATATTCCTTTCGGAGCAGGGCCGAGAGTTTGCCCTGGTGCGGAATTTGCTCGAACCGAAGTGTTATTGATAATTCATCATCTGATAACAAACTACAAATGGACTGCAATGGTTGAAGACGAGATAGTCGTACGTGACCCCATGCCCTTCCCAAACAAGGGCCTTCCAGTCAAGATTTATCCCAAGCACAACATATAG
- the LOC18103845 gene encoding polyadenylate-binding protein 1, producing the protein MDHLHDHEEDEHEHEVYGGEIPDEGEMDADVDMSSRAEEDEYQDPNSKDLEDMKKRLKEIEEEAGALREMQAKVEKEMGAVQDSPGASATQAEKEEVDSRSIYVGNVDYSCTPEEVQQHFQSCGTVNRVTILTDKFGQPKGFAYVEFVEVDAIQNALLLNESELHGRQLKVSAKRTNVPGMKQFRGRRPSPYGLRSRRPFMPAPFYPAYGYGRVPRFRRPMRYRPY; encoded by the exons atggATCACCTTCACGATCACGAAGAGGACGAGCACGAGCACGAGGTCTACGGAGGAGAAATCCCTGATGAAGGAGAGATGGATGCCGATGTTGACATGTCGTCTAGAGCTGAAGAAGATGAGTACCAAGACCCTAACTCCAAG gatttagAGGATATGAAGAAAAGATTGAAAGAGATCGAAGAAGAAGCCGGTGCACTACGTGAAATGCAGGCTAAGGTTGAGAAAGAGATGGGAGCTGTTCAAG ATTCTCCTGGTGCTTCTGCTACTCAAGCTGAAAAGGAGGAGGTGGATTCCCGATCCATTTATGTTGGTAAT GTGGATTATTCTTGTACCCCTGAAGAAGTGCAGCAGCATTTTCAGTCCTGTGGAACTGTGAATAGAGTGACTATTTTGACTGACAAGTTTGGTCAACCAAAGGGATTTGCTTACGTTGAGTTTGTAGAGGTTGATGCTATTCAGAATGCTCTCTTATTAAATGAATCAGAACTTCATGGCCGCcagttaaag GTCTCTGCGAAGCGAACCAATGTTCCTGGAATGAAGCAATTTCGAGGAAGGCGCCCAAGCCCTTATGGGCTCAGGTCCCGGAGGCCATTCATGCCAGCTCCCTTCTATCCTGCATATGGTTATGG AAGGGTTCCGAGGTTCAGGAGACCTATGCGATACAGGCCATACTAG